The window CTGTTTTTTCTGTCTGTGCTGGATTAAAAGTCGATAATTAACTGATTATGAGTCTGGTTTATTTTTTAGCAAGGCTGTCCCGATGCTACAACGTAGGCATTGTTTTGGGGCGCAAAAACCTTCATACAGGCCCAACAGGGCTTGTGAGTCGTGGGCGTTTTTGGCTTCCCAGCCTAGGTCATACCACATCCGCAGGCGGTGATTGTCTTCGGGTGGCAGGCTTTCGAGCAAGTCTACGGCTTTCTCGGCATAGTCAGGATTGGCCTGCAACTGGGCATACCACATCAACAAGGGGGCAGCGGCATTGATGACAATCTGTTGGGCTGTACTCTTGCCTAACTTGCCCGAGGGGCGCTCCTGTTTTTTGGCAAACTGATAGTGTCTTTGCCAGTACTCAGAAGGTTTTATTTGTAAGTACTGAAGGAGTGCTTTGGCTGGCATTCGCAAAAAAGTACTGAACCAGTGCGGCTCTTGATGGATAAGTGCTGCTAGTTGGGCGACACGTAAAGGCGGAAAGCTCCCCGGGCGCAAACGGCTATATTGCCACATCTCAGTGGGGAGTTGCTGCGGCGCAAGGTCATATTTATGTGCTAAAAAGCGGTATTCTTCTACCAATTGTTGGCTGTAGCTATCCGTTGGTTCTTGGGGCAATAGTCCGGCTACGCCCATCAATATCGCCTCTAAAGCAAGCAGTTGGTCACGGTGTTTGTGGAGTATTTTGAGCGGAACCTGCCGGCTGAGGGCTTCGAATGGCTCTGCATTGACCTTGGCTCCCAAAGCCCTAGCCAATGCCTGATAGGCGCTTTGTTCCCAGTCTTGGTTGGTTTGATATTGGGCGATGCGTTGGGCTTTGAGCTCCATCCGTTGTACTAGCGCTCTGTCTAGGGTCATTGTACGTATGAGTGGCGCTACTTTGGGGAGTTGTGTGGCACAGGGGATGGGCGCTTGGCTTTGCATCAGCCCCTGATATTGTTGAAGGAGGTTCAGGTCTACCAATCCTTCTAGCGCTAGGGTGGGCATAGGGCTACCGTCGGGGCGCAGACAGGGAGCGTCATTTTGCCATACTACGTGTAAAATTACATTGTTGTACTGTAGATTTTGGCTGTGTTGGTGTCGCTGCCAGTCTGAAGAACGCAGGTGTATCTCGACACTCCCAACCCAGAGTACTGTCCCTATGGTCATTTTAGCCATCTGAAAATCAGCACCTTCATTCAGGTTGGTAATTCCTCGATGGTGGATGTGTAGTGGCTCCCCTGAGCTAGTAACCAAGTGGTTTGTATCAAAGGCTTGGTATTGCCATACGAAGTGTAAAAAGTCTTCGCGCATAGTGGTTTTGTTTTGCGGAAAATAGCATATTTTTATTAGCTATACAACAAACCACTGATTTTTGAATAAATATTTTTGGCTTTTCTACCAATTTGGCACAAGTCCTTAGCAATAGGGTTGCACCCCCCTCACTAAGGACTTGAATGGTTTCAGCGATTAAGCACCCGGGGGGTATTAAGGGTATTTTCTGTTTTGGTGTATTAATAGCGCTGAATGCTGTCGAGCAGTGTTTGTGCGGCTTCTTGGGCATTGGTACGGTGTACCACCATCGCAAAAAACTTGGTACTCCCCGTGGGTGCGTGCATAAACAAGCAGAGAGCGGGATATCCGTCTACAGTAGCGGTAGCCATGAGACCAGTAAATCCGGCCTGCTCGTGCTCGGCGATTTCCCTGATTTGCACCTCGTCGCTGTTGGCCATTTCTTGTAGCAGTGCCAAGAGAGCAGCTTCTCGGTCTTGGCTGCTGCGTTTTTTGTTGGTAACAGCGTTGAGGCTAAAGGTGATGATGCCTGAGTTGCGGGTATTGCCTACAAAGAAATCATCGGTTTGCTTGTCAATCACAAAATCATCCGGCGTTTCGAAGCGTAGTTGGTGCTTGGCCATTTGATATTGTTTTTGAGCTTGTACTGGTTGGGTGTATAGCAAAACACCAAGTACCAAGGGGAGCAAGTGTTTGATTAGTGGTTTCATGCAATGTGGGTTTTATTGTCCCTTGAAAAACACCGCACCTCCGGTGCCTGTTCCCACATATTGCGGATTTTTGCCATCCCATTTTTTTACTTTCTCATACTCAATGAGGTTCGGGGAGATAGACTCAGCCACGACACGGTTGGCGTTGGCTTCGGCCTCGGCACGAATACGGATAGATTCGGCAGCGCCCTTGGCTTGTTCGATAGATTTTTGAGCCTCGGCGCGCTCTTGGGCTACTTCTTGTTCTTTTTTGAGGGCAATTTGGCGAGCGTTGATTTTTGCGTCAATATTGGCCATCACACTCTTAGGAAGGCGCAGCTCATTGAGCAATACGACCTGCTCTACAATAAAGCCTTCTCTGCCCAAGCGGTTAGAGATTTGCTTCTCGGCTTCTTCCATAAACTTGTTCTTGTTTTCGTAGAGTTGCTCGGCGGTGTAGCGCCCCGAAACCTCGTTGTAGGCATCGCGCAGGAAGTTGCGCATGATGGTGCGGTCTAGCTCGTGGAGAGGCTTACGGTATTTGACAAAAATCTTGGATACTTGCCCGGGGTCTACCCGATAGTTGAGCGATATATCAAAAGCGACACTGAGTCCGTCTTTGGTCGTTACTCTAAACCCTTCTTGTGAAGTGCTGCCTTCGTTGCGCCCGTCGGTAAATACGACGTTTTGCACAAAGGTAGGGAACTCATAGATGCGGGTGGTCATGGGGTTGTACCATACAAATCCTGTAACCTCAGCTACGTCTTGTACCCCACGCTTAGAGCCATAGAGGTTTACGACCAGGCCTACATGTCCGGCATCGATGCGGGCACAAGAGGCCAATAGGGGGAGTAGGAGTGCGAACGCAGCCAAGCGCTTTAGTTGTATTGATTTCATAGGTTTGTGAGTTTGTGTTAAACGGTGAGAGTGTGTTGGGCCAAATGGGTGGGGAAGTTACCCACCATTTGGCCGATATAGAAGGGACTAATCCAGGGCTTGTTTGTTATTGCAGCGCTCGATTGAAGCGCGGTAGGTGTCTATATCCTCATTAGCGATGGAGTAGCGGATAGCGTTTTTGTAAGCTTCAACAGCCTCATCATAGTTGAGTTGCATTTCGTACATAATGCCAAATTCATTCCAAATCTTGCCACGGTTGATACCGGGTACTTCGAGAGAGGCATGTAGCAGCTCTTGGAGGTCGTTCCAACGCTCAAGGGTAGAGAGCAACACGGCGTAGTTGAGGTATACGGCAGTATACTCAGGAGCATAGCGGCGTGCTAGGCGGTAGCATTCTTCGGCCTTGTGGTAGTTTTTGTATTTGGTTTCGTACATCCAGCCAAGGTGATTGTAAGCCTTGCCATAGCGGGCATCTTGCTCGATGATGTAAGTGAGGGTATCAAAAGCTTGGCTGATGTTCCCATCTTTGATTTCTTGGTCGGCTTGGTAAAAAAGTTTGTCCAATTCAATGCCGTGGTCTCCTGTGTGCATAAAGTCAGGGGGTAATTTTTAAGCTAATCTGTTTTTGCGCCAAGGGCTGATGGCTTGGGGGGCGCTCGCACCATTGGCTGCAGGTTGTGCAGCGGGGCTTTGCTGGCTGTGAACCCACCCGGCGAGCGCAGCGGCCACGGTCTTATCGTCTTCGGTGGAGGCTTGTGCCAAGACTTCAGGGCGGTAATGTTGGGCTACAAAATGAGTATCGAAAGAGCCATCAACAAAAGCCTCGTGCTCTAATACGAAACGGCAAAACGGCAGGGTAGTTTCAATTCCGACGATTTGATAGGTATCAATGGCCTGTTTCATCCGTTCGATGGCCTCTTGGCGGTCTTTGCCGTGGGTGATGAGTTTGGCAATCATGGGGTCATAATAGATGGGGATGTCCATTCCTTGCTCAAAGCCATCGTCTACCCGAATGCCCAAGCCCTGAGGGCGTTGGTATACACGGAGCTTGCCAATATCGGGCAAGAAATTGTTCTTGGGGTCTTCGGCATACACCCGAACTTCGATGGCATGCCCCCGGATGCGTAGGTCTTCTTGTTGGAAGCTAAGTTTTTCGCCTTGGGCAATGCGGATTTGCTCCTTGACAAGGTCGATGCCTGTAATCATCTCAGTAACAGGGTGTTCTACTTGCAGGCGGGTGTTCATTTCCAAGAAATAAAAATTGCGCTGCTCGTCTACGATAAACTCCACCGTGCCTGCTCCATAATACTGGCAGGCTTGGGCTACCTTTACGGCGGCCTCGCCCATAGCGCGGCGCATCTCCGGCGATACAATGGCCGAAGGGGCTTCTTCGACTACTTTTTGGTGGCGACGCTGTACCGAACACTCACGCTCAAAGAGATAAGCCACATTGCCGTGTTGGTCGCCGAGTATTTGTATTTCGATATGTTTGGGTGAGCCAATATATTTTTCAACAAACACTGCTCCGTCGCCAAAGGCAGAAGTAGCCTCACTTACGGCGCGTTGCATTTGCTCTTCGAAGTCAGCCTCTTGCTCCACTACCCGCATTCCTTTGCCCCCGC of the Eisenibacter elegans DSM 3317 genome contains:
- the accC gene encoding acetyl-CoA carboxylase biotin carboxylase subunit, with protein sequence MKIRKLLVANRGEIALRVMRSAREMGIATVAVFSEADRQSLHVRYADEAVCIGEAASSASYLRGEKIIAAAQQTGADAIHPGYGFLSENAEFAKAVRAAGLIFVGPSAEAIAVMGSKLAAKEAVGQYDIPLVPGTPGAIQEIAEAKAVANQIGYPVLIKASAGGGGKGMRVVEQEADFEEQMQRAVSEATSAFGDGAVFVEKYIGSPKHIEIQILGDQHGNVAYLFERECSVQRRHQKVVEEAPSAIVSPEMRRAMGEAAVKVAQACQYYGAGTVEFIVDEQRNFYFLEMNTRLQVEHPVTEMITGIDLVKEQIRIAQGEKLSFQQEDLRIRGHAIEVRVYAEDPKNNFLPDIGKLRVYQRPQGLGIRVDDGFEQGMDIPIYYDPMIAKLITHGKDRQEAIERMKQAIDTYQIVGIETTLPFCRFVLEHEAFVDGSFDTHFVAQHYRPEVLAQASTEDDKTVAAALAGWVHSQQSPAAQPAANGASAPQAISPWRKNRLA
- a CDS encoding SPFH domain-containing protein, with the protein product MKSIQLKRLAAFALLLPLLASCARIDAGHVGLVVNLYGSKRGVQDVAEVTGFVWYNPMTTRIYEFPTFVQNVVFTDGRNEGSTSQEGFRVTTKDGLSVAFDISLNYRVDPGQVSKIFVKYRKPLHELDRTIMRNFLRDAYNEVSGRYTAEQLYENKNKFMEEAEKQISNRLGREGFIVEQVVLLNELRLPKSVMANIDAKINARQIALKKEQEVAQERAEAQKSIEQAKGAAESIRIRAEAEANANRVVAESISPNLIEYEKVKKWDGKNPQYVGTGTGGAVFFKGQ
- a CDS encoding DUF2851 family protein, which gives rise to MREDFLHFVWQYQAFDTNHLVTSSGEPLHIHHRGITNLNEGADFQMAKMTIGTVLWVGSVEIHLRSSDWQRHQHSQNLQYNNVILHVVWQNDAPCLRPDGSPMPTLALEGLVDLNLLQQYQGLMQSQAPIPCATQLPKVAPLIRTMTLDRALVQRMELKAQRIAQYQTNQDWEQSAYQALARALGAKVNAEPFEALSRQVPLKILHKHRDQLLALEAILMGVAGLLPQEPTDSYSQQLVEEYRFLAHKYDLAPQQLPTEMWQYSRLRPGSFPPLRVAQLAALIHQEPHWFSTFLRMPAKALLQYLQIKPSEYWQRHYQFAKKQERPSGKLGKSTAQQIVINAAAPLLMWYAQLQANPDYAEKAVDLLESLPPEDNHRLRMWYDLGWEAKNAHDSQALLGLYEGFCAPKQCLRCSIGTALLKNKPDS